In Salvelinus fontinalis isolate EN_2023a chromosome 8, ASM2944872v1, whole genome shotgun sequence, the genomic stretch ACATTCATCATAGGTCATTTCAAAATGGTATATCTAGACTGCAAGTCACAGCAAATGATATTTCTGAGTGTTTAAGAGCAGGAGATATTGTAGCATTCCTTTGTCCTTTAAAGGATTTTTATGGGCTTTGGCCAGCAACACTCCGGCCCTCCCCATTGGCTAAAAATTATACTTATTTTCCTGTCCCCGAGGACTTATTTTTAAACACTGCTTTCATTCTTAAAGAAACAACAGCAAAATAGCCTGTCAGTGTAATGCTTCCTGACAGCCCAGGATAAGACAAAAACACCACCACAAATACTAACGTTTTGAATGAATTTACAATTTACACTACCCCCAGGCCTATTTTTTTTAGAAGTTAGTGTTGTGGGTAGACTATATCTTTACTTCATGAGTAAGAATATGGAATAAGTTATGTATATACTTTTATATATCAATATTTTCGATATGCTACTTTTTACTAAATTAATTGACCGAATCAAACACCGGAGTTGTTTTGTAAAGACATCAGACCTAAAAACATGAATAGCTGTAAAGTGAGTGGCCATCCCATTGTTTTGTTGCCGCTCATAATTCCAATATCTGAAATGTGACAGGGTGGTCTGAGAGCTGAATAGAGCAACATGATCAATCACCATGTATTCTATTGTTAAAGAGGAACAAATGGCAGCCTAATAACCCTCACTGTtacaaaaacaaaatgtatctGATAACAATCACAATTCAAGTGATAAGACCCTGAAAGGTCTGGAATACAGCAGTTGtcatccctacctgtagtcttgCTGCATGTTGGTTGTCAGGACTTTCAAAAGACTTGAAATCTGAAATAAGATGGCATAATAAATTCAATGGCCTTCATACTTTGACAAATAATTGCAATGCATCCAAAAAGACAATTAACTTGTACCACTAAGCACATTGTCCACTTGTCAAATGGAATGTCTAATCAAATACGTCTATATTTTGTATTTCAAACACATATTGTATTGAATGAGGGGCAAGATAAAAGCCTCCCATGTTGTGAAAAAATCTAAACTCACTTAAAATGTCAATAGTGTCAGGAGAAAAAGATGCTAGCATTGGAAAACAAATCCATATCAACTCTGAACTGATCAGTTAATTGCATTAAGGGAATTCAATGCCTTTTACTAATGGTACAGCAAATTGTGTGCAAACGATTCAAAGGTCAAAACATTTGCACACAACAAAGAGTAAGGTACTGAGATAGTGGAACATCACATCATGGGACTTTATAGCTTTAAAAACAGATGTAAAACGGAACCAAGAAAGAAATCCAAACCCTTGTTTAAAAGAACTCTAATGTTCTCGCACACGCTGTCCTAAATATTTATCGCCATATTACTGACAGGAGTGAGATTAACCACAAGAGCAGAATATTCATTACGTTTTATAATAATGGACCTTTTGACATTTTCACACTATTAAAAGTAGTCAGATACTACTGTTCTATGTTACAGAGGAAGACACCCCAGTAGTTCACATCATCCTTTCTCTCCATCACTTGGCCTTCTCTGGCTTAGTTCATGTCCAGAAGGAATGCATCACAAAATACGACTTCTTTAAGCAGCTGTGAGTGGAAATAGCTTTTCCTGGAGACATTTATGACCCCATTCAAAGGCCTGACATCTCAaacacaggaaggaaggaactCAGAAGTGCCATACAGTATCAAGAGATCCATTTACACTTCCTGCTATATCTTTCTAACAAAGCCCCACAAAACGCACCTTTATTCAAAACAGAAATGTAAGATTGTATAGATTTGTGAATGGACATGGTTTTACTTACACGCACACACCGTAAATAGGTTTGTGGATGTATAAATGCATGTGTGGATGCTTTTTATATTAGCCATTTCAAGTAACTCATCAAATGGCTGTGTCAAACTTTGATTAATTACACAGGGATTTACATATATAAAAAACCTGGGAGAGAGAGCACTTAGCCCACCTCCTATGACGTTGCATGTAGAATGTGTTCGGGGGAAGCAGGCCCTCCTCAAGGGTGCTTGGGATTGGAACCCTGGAAGTCTCTGCTCTCTGCCTGATAATAGATCAAAGAGATGCATAAGAGAACAATTCTAGTTTTAAAACACTTTTCCCACATAGCAGCCAGTCACCCTAATGCATAATGGAATTTTACAAGGCCTCAGCAATTATGGCTTCAACCAATGGACTCTAGTAATAAAACACCACGTAAAAAAATCTCTTAAATGAGATAATTAACCCCACATTATAAAAAGTTTAAAAGATACACACTAGGGTGCATTATAATGTTGCTGTCTGATTATCATTCATATAGTCATAATACAAACTACATTTTGTATAATACCTAATGAGATCAAACATTTACAGGGATGAAAATAGACACTAAAATGTTTATAGAAAAAAAGAGGCATTGGTTCAGATCAATAGTTCAGAAGGATGATTTTAATGTTGGATACTTACTGACCCCCAAAGGCAATCTAGGGACATTACACCAGAGCGCTGGAGATGCTGGAGCCTTATGTCAAATGTCTGGTAGCCTCGGACACCCAGGCTTCACTGAAATGACGAGATGTCTGAATATAGAATGGTTAAAATAAGCATACATACAACTGTAAAAACATGTATGTTTACATGAGAAATCATATAGATCTCAATAAATAACCACAGTACGTTCTACAAAGACTGGGACTTCACAGATACTACATCCCCCCCTTCTATAGATCTCTAGATCCTTCAAAAAGGTACAATTATTTCCATTCTACAGAATCCCAAAGTGACATTTCACATATTCCATGACTCTTGAGATCTCCTCATCCTCGTTGGAATAGCAGTTGGAGCATCAGCCAGCTAATGATTTGCTCCGATTGTGCCCATCCACAGCCAGAGAAAGCAGAGGGGTCACAGttgagcttctaaagccattaatGCTGAAAGAAAAATCAATGGTCAACTGTGCCAGAGAGACTCCTTGGtaacgtcccaaatagcaccctgtcccctatagggtgcagtacttttgacctgagccctatggtccctggtcaaaagtagtgcactacatggggaatacgGTGCCGTATGGGACGCAGGCCTTTTCAAGCGCAGCCTTCACTTCCCTGCTAACACTAAGGACTTGAAGGCTGAATGTCAAACTGGCTCCAGGAGGATAATAGCAAACAACAAGCAGAAGAGGCATTCAATCAAATGTCTATTGACTATTGTAGATAGTAGTTTGTGCTTTGAGAACATAAATACCTAGACATATTTTCAATGGTGAATCAAACCTGCAATATAACATACAGGAGGAAGACCTCATTCGGAAATTGAAGCATAGATCCTTCTTTATCAGGTGAATCGACACAGCATTGTATCAATGTGATATTGAAATGTACATGTTTACCATGACTCTTTGCCAAAGCCATGAAAGGCTGCAATTCCATAAAGATACTAAGAACGTTAAGCAAATAGCTTGTGGACACTAGGAACATCTATTGACATAAATAATAGGTAACTGGAAAGCATAGATAAGGTATTTTCTGTCTATAACTCTCTAGGTTTTTTGATGTAAGTTATCAATTTTTAACTTTAATGTATTAATACTCTTTCATGGTCAACGACAGGTTGGTAAAGCAGAACACCAAGTACAATACATTTCAATTATCATTTCAAAATAATAGGGCAGTAGCACAGAAACACAAGCAGATATTGTTTTAATTTGTTTTTCTGAAATGCCTAGTTTCATGACACTTTAAGCAATGCATGGCCTTCGTGTTCATCGGAATTGAAAAGTTAACGATTGGGAAACATGTCAAAGATTTAAAATAATCCGATTTTGACGAGGTTGTACAAAACATACTTCATTCAAGCCTGAATTTATGAGTAACAACTAAATTCATCTAAGCATGACATGAGTCAAGAGTCATCACTCTGTAACGGAACATTAGCTGCCATCTAACCGTTTGTTATAAATATCTATTTGACCTGTTGACCTTCAGTAATGGTGGTCTAGTCAGTCTTGGAGGCCGTCCATGTTGTGTGTGTCCGACACTGAATAGAGGTTCTGTGTAGAGACTGAGAGTTGTTCTAGAACAGGCTGGTTCTGGGCAGTCACCACCAGAGGCAAGCTGTGGATGACCACTCCCTGGCTGCCTAAACTGATGCTAGGGACAATGAGACTACTGTCCTCCTCACAGGTGGTAAGGCTATTGTCCCCAACCCCGTGCACCACTGTTACATGTGCCTGCTTGGCCAAGTCTTCCGAAGGGCCACCTTCGCTACACATCATGTCCGGGAGCGGGAACATGGAGGTGGCCGTGGCGACTAGGTTACTGTGGTTCCCTCCCTCCGTCACCACAGTAACCTCGGTGCCCCCCTCCTGGATAAGAGCGTTAAAGCCCTCCAGGTCTGAGCAGGTGGTGATGAAGGCCTGTGTGCTGTGGGCTGCTGAAGAGATCTGGGAGGTAATGGCTGTCTGCAGTAGGGCCTGGTGCAGAGGGTTACTGCTGTCCTCTGAGGAGAGGTGTGTCAGCAGGACCGTCCCAGGCTCCAGACCAGCGCCCTCTGTTGGACCTCCTATATGCTGCATGGGCGTGAGGCTCAGGTTGACCTGCTGGATCATGGAGTTGACCACGATGTCCTGACTCTCTGGGCTCAGGAGGACGGCGGAAGAACCCTTGGTGTGATGCTGGTGCTGCCCAATGTCCACACCCACCCCAGCCTGCAGGGGATGGAAGGAGCCCTCCTGACCCAAAGGGTGGGATACTATGATCTTAAGCTGGGCACTGCTGTAGGGGGCCAGGGGAGCTAGGGGGACATGGTGGAGGGGGAGCTGGGTGGTGTGGCTGTCCTGCCTGGATAAAGGGCTCACAGTCACACTACTGGGCTGGGAGGTAATGGGCTGGAGCGTCAAGGAAAGAGTCGGCTCAGATCCTGATTCCCGGTGCTGCTTCCTGTGGCTGCGCAGAGAGTCCTCCCTCACAAATGACGCCTCGCACAGGTCACAGCGGAAGGCCCGTGTCGCATCCAGCTTGGCCCGGTACCGGGAGCTCACAGGCTTGGCAGGGTCCTCTCCGTTACCAACACTGGCTTTGCCTCCTTTCCCACCAACAACTGCCCCCTTCTCAGGTTTGTCCGCATGGCACTTCTTCTTGTGGATAACCAGGTTGCTGCGCTGCTTGGTGGCGAAACTGCAGAAGTCACATTTGAAGGGTCGCTCTTCAGAGTGGATCCGCTCATGGACCTTGAGCGCCCCCTTGCTGGAGCAAGAGTAGATGCACTTGGAGCACTGGATGGGTTGAGTGGGCTGGTGCTCTCGCGAGTGCTGACGCAGGGCTGTCTTATTGGTGCACTGGAAGTCACAGTCAGGGCAGGGAAAAGAGTTGGACGTGCCGTGTTTTATCTGGACGTGGGATTTCAGGTTGCCCTTCATGGCACAGCGGTACTCACAGAAGTCACACTTATAAGGCTTCTCACCCGAGTGGATGCGGATGTGCCTCTTCAGGTCAGAGTTGATCTTGAACTTTGCTTCACACTGAGTGCACTGGAAAGGTGCATCCCCTAAAGTAGAGGAATATATATCTTTATAGAAcacccaacaacaacaaactTAACTCGAAATGTACGTTTGTCTGACTATTCAGAAGTTAAGTGGTCTTATACTGAAATAAGTCAAAGTCCCATATTTAAATCCCAAATGAATGGGAAACAATGTAGACCATTTAATAACCAGATTTCAGAACCAGACTTATATATCTTGTGAACACCAATTCCATGCTTCAGTGTACTAATCAACCCAAGTAGTGAAGGGAAAGCAGACCCACCAGTGTGTGAGCGGAGGTGCACGGTGAGCTGGCTGGAGTTGCGGCTGGCGTAGGGGCAGATCTGGCACTTGAAGGGCCTCTCGTCATAGTGGATACGGAGGTGTTTCTTCAGACTGCTGCTGTCGGCCGCAGCGTAGGGACAGTACTTGCACTTGTGAGGCTTCTCTCCCGTGTGGGATCGGAGGTGCATGTTCAGCTTGTCCCTCCGGCTGAACCGCTTTTGGCACAGCTCACATTCAAACGGCTTCTCACCtggacacacacaagcacatatacacaagcacacacacaggtgGATTGGAGGATACATTTATGTCAAGTCTTGCAATACATACTAGGATGAGCATAAATCCAATTTGAATTATGATCTAATAATACTAGTATTGTTACATACCAGTATGCGTTTTGAGATGCCGCTCCATGTCTTTTTGACCGTACTGTGTCTTGAAAGAGCAACCTAGGGGCAGAGGAATAAATGATGCATTTGATTAGAAAATTGATTGATTCATGCAGCCTGAATATAATCGGGTTGTTTCAGCCACATTTCAAGGCCACTTCACTGTAGTATTAAGTTGTGTAAAAGCCAGCTATAAAAAAAAGTAACTGTGACCCAGAAAATAACTAGTTGGTTGCAACTGACCAGCGGATAATGTGCTTCCTCCCTAGAAGCAGTATGGAAGGAATGTGTCAGAAGAGTAATAAACGAGGAAAGAGGGAGTGAGCTACCAACCTGAGAAACAGCAGCTGCGTCTCTTTGAAGTCAGGGCAGGTTTTATTTTTTTGGAAGGTGTTTTTGGGGCTTTGGTCAGGATCTTTTTGACACCTCTCATAACACATGTCTGGTAGGTTTCCTCAAAAAACTCTGTGCTGGAATCTAGGGGGAAAGGGGTGTGATATTCTGACTGTAAAGGATACATTTCCAGACAACAGTTACCAAATAACAAAGGACTAATTTGTTTAACTTGAAAACATATAGACTATTCATTGTTCCAACAGTATATTAAATGAGTCTGGAGTAGCATGTTCAAACAAGACCGTGTAGGGAGAGACATCTTATGGTCCTACCCGTAAGAGTGGGTGCGGAGTTAGATGCTGATATGTTAGAGGAAGGTATATGGCAGCCATTTTGCTTGTGGGCCAGAAAGACCTCAAAGTTATTGTACTGCTGCTTACAGAAGCCACAGATGTGGATATCTGGGCTCACTTCCACAAGTACATGGTTCCCTCctgttgatgagggaaaaaatgggATAAAACCCAGCTTTTTTTCAAGAACATGATGATTATTGACAACCATAGCCTACCCTGCAATACCAAGACTAATCCTACCTTTAAGTAGGGACTATTTGAATGTAGACCTACTTTGCAACTTGTAAACACAGCTAGCCATATGTTCATATAATTGCTAACAACAGACTGCTAGATGATAAAGGCATTGGATCTTTTTTGTAGCACAAATATTTAAATGAATAATTTGACTACCAAGTGGACTTTGTTTTGAACATTTGTTATGAGTTTTCTTACCCCCTCCGTTGAATGATGTCATTTTAACGCTAATATAGCTGGATATCAATTCAGTTTAGTGCTCCCCTAACGTAGGCTACCGACTTGGGACAGGCGCCTCGAATCGAATCCATTCAACATAAGTATGCAATACAACAAGTGCCTTTGAAATAGCAAAAGTTTATTATCTACTGACTTTTAGCTCTGAACTCTCTACTGGCATCATTGTTGCTACCATTTTACGACAGACTCCCTTCACTTTTCGGCAGTACACACTTTTCCTCCGGGGGAATGTATTTTTTCATTTTCATTTGAGCGCATTACTGCCATCTAATGACTCGGTGGTCTCAGTTCCCAGCATCCGCTGGGCCTTATTCTAATGAAATCCAAAATCTTTGAAGtgctttgtaaaaaaaaaaaaatgctaacaAAAATGGGATCCAAACAAACAaatatcagagaggaagaggtgaagcgagAGGGTTTAGCTTCCAAAATGAATCATTAAGCTAATTATGAGTTTTTGTATGGGGGCAATAAGTGTCGAATTTAGTCAAGATAAAAATGTATTGCTATTTTGATACAACTTTTTTGATATAATAGAAGTTTCATAATGcttaggttgttacgagtgtactgatataagtgggATGCATGTGACATcctggcaactttgagaaaaaaacactttatattgtAGTTGTACCTGTTGAAATTCGAGAGGCTAGGCAGCATCTCACTCACGGTTAAATACACGCCGTTGACGTaaacaaaaaaaattaaaagtaTGAAATGTATCCACAAATCCAAAGAGAGGAATAAGCAGGAGCTTCCATTGGGAGGCCAGGTGATGTTtgagaagatttttttttttaaattatgattAGAATATAAAGAAATATTATagaaattattattttgggtTAAAATAACAATCCAGGCAATTCATTGGTGTCTACAACTAGATAGAAAGCAGGTAGAAATTATAATGGACATATATTTTCAAATAACTGCCCTTTTTCTGGCCCGCAAATTGATTTTGACAAACCCCAAAAATGTGTGGCCCTCTGTTAAATTTCAAAATCCCGATGTGGCCCTATCGCAAAAAAGTTTGCCCACCGCTGATCTAAGCCTAGGCCCTAGGCGGTAAATAAACAACATGTAGTAGAAATGTAAAGTTAGCGTTTTGATCACTCACCTGTCAAAAAGAACACCATCTGCAGATGAACAGAGAGGATTaggctgacatttcacatttaaaTTGTCCTGTGATTGACTTGACCTGTGTCAACTTTGACCTGTGTAC encodes the following:
- the LOC129860639 gene encoding zinc finger protein 64-like, whose translation is MTSFNGGGGNHVLVEVSPDIHICGFCKQQYNNFEVFLAHKQNGCHIPSSNISASNSAPTLTDSSTEFFEETYQTCVMRGVKKILTKAPKTPSKKIKPALTSKRRSCCFSGCSFKTQYGQKDMERHLKTHTGEKPFECELCQKRFSRRDKLNMHLRSHTGEKPHKCKYCPYAAADSSSLKKHLRIHYDERPFKCQICPYASRNSSQLTVHLRSHTGDAPFQCTQCEAKFKINSDLKRHIRIHSGEKPYKCDFCEYRCAMKGNLKSHVQIKHGTSNSFPCPDCDFQCTNKTALRQHSREHQPTQPIQCSKCIYSCSSKGALKVHERIHSEERPFKCDFCSFATKQRSNLVIHKKKCHADKPEKGAVVGGKGGKASVGNGEDPAKPVSSRYRAKLDATRAFRCDLCEASFVREDSLRSHRKQHRESGSEPTLSLTLQPITSQPSSVTVSPLSRQDSHTTQLPLHHVPLAPLAPYSSAQLKIIVSHPLGQEGSFHPLQAGVGVDIGQHQHHTKGSSAVLLSPESQDIVVNSMIQQVNLSLTPMQHIGGPTEGAGLEPGTVLLTHLSSEDSSNPLHQALLQTAITSQISSAAHSTQAFITTCSDLEGFNALIQEGGTEVTVVTEGGNHSNLVATATSMFPLPDMMCSEGGPSEDLAKQAHVTVVHGVGDNSLTTCEEDSSLIVPSISLGSQGVVIHSLPLVVTAQNQPVLEQLSVSTQNLYSVSDTHNMDGLQD